The Pseudomonas putida nucleotide sequence TGTTCCAGGTGCCGCACGACAAGGGCACTGCCCGCGCACCCAAGCAGTTCGTCGACCAGCAGAACGACGTCACCGCCGCAGCCATTGAACTGGCCACCCGCGAAGGCTTCGAGTCGGTCGAGCACGTCAAGCGCTACACTGCACTGGGCTTCGGTACCGACCAGGGCAAGCTGGGCAACATCAACGGCCTGGCCATCGCCGCCCGTTCGATCGGCATCACCATCCCGGAAATGGGCACCACCATGTTCCGCCCGAACTACACGCCGGTAACCTTCGGTGCAGTAGCCGGTCGTCACTGTGGCCACCTGTTCGAGCCAGTGCGCTTCACTGCCCTGCATGCCTGGCACGTGAAGAACGGCGCCGAGTTCGAAGACGTCGGCCAGTGGAAGCGCCCTTGGTACTTCCCGAAAGCCGGTGAAGACATCCATGCCGCCGTGGCCCGTGAATGCAAGGCCGTGCGTGACAGCGTGGGCCTGCTGGACGCCTCGACCCTGGGCAAGATCGACATCCAGGGCCCGGACGCGCGCGAGTTCCTCAACCGCATCTACACCAACGCCTGGACCAAGCTCGACGTGGGCAAGGCCCGCTACGGCCTGATGTGCAAGGAAGACGGCATGGTCTTCGACGACGGTGTGACCGCCTGCGTCGGCGACAACCACTTCATCATGACCACCACCACCGGCGGCGCCGCCCGCGTGCTGCAGTGGATGGAGCTGTACCACCAGACCGAATGGCCAGAGCTGAAGGTGTACTTCACCTCGGTCACCGACCACTGGGCCACCATGACCCTGTCCGGCCCGAACAGCCGCAAGCTGCTCAGCGAGCTGACCGACATCGACATGGACAAGGAAGCCTTCCCGTTCATGACCTGGAAGGAAGGCAACGTTGGCGGCGTACCGGCCCGCGTGTTCCGTATCTCGTTCACCGGTGAGCTGTCGTACGAAGTCAACGTGCAGGCCAACTACGCCATGGGCGTGCTGGAACAGATCATCGAGGCGGGCAAGAAGTACAACCTGACCCCGTACGGCACCGAGACCATGCACGTACTGCGTGCCGAGAAGGGCTTCATCATCGTCGGCCAGGATACCGATGGCTCGATGAACCCGGACGACCTCAACATGAGCTGGTGCGTGGGCCGCAACAAGCCGTTCTCGTGGATCGGCCTGCGTGGCATGAACCGCGAAGACTGCCTGCGCGACAACCGCAAGCAGCTGGTAGGCCTGAAGCCGATCGACCCGACCAAGTGGCTGCCCGAAGGCGCCCAGCTGGTGTTCGATCCGAAGCAGCCGATCCCGATGGACATGGTTGGCCACGTGACCTCCAGCTACGCCTCCAACTCCCTGGGCTATTCGTTCGCCATGGGTGTGGTCAAGGGCGGCCTCAAGCGCATGGGCGAGCGTGTGTACTCGCCGCAGGCCGATGGCAGCGTGATCGAGGCGGAGATCGTGTCTTCGGTGTTCTTCGATCCGAAGGGTGAGCGGCAGAACGTCTAAGGCCCCGGATGGCCGCGCAGCCTGCTTGCAGCGCTGCGCAGCCCTGACGAACAAGAATTCAAGGCAGGTAAGAAATGAGCGCTATCAACGTCTTCCAGCAAAACCCCGGCGCCGAGGCCAAGGCCCAGTCGCCACTGCACCACGCCGACCTGGCCAGCCTGGTTGGCAAAGGCCGCAAGAACGCAGGCGTGACCCTGCGTGAGAAGAAATTCCTCGGTCACCTGACCATTCGTGGCGATGGTCACAATCCGGAATTCGCCGCTGGCGTGCACAAGGCCCTGGGCCTGGAGCTGCCGGTTGCCCTGACCGTCGTGGCCAATGCTGACAGCTCCCTGCAATGGGTCGGCCCCGACGAGTGGCTGCTGATCGTTCCGGGCGGCCAGGAACTGGCGGTTGAACAGAAGCTGCGTGCGGCCCTCGAAGGCCAGCACATCCAGGTGGTGAATGTCAGCGGCGGGCAGAGCCTGCTGGAACTGCGCGGCCCCAACGTGCGCGAAGTGCTGATGAAATCCACCAGCTATGATGTTCACCCGAACAACTTCCCGGTCGGCAAGGCCGTCGGCACCGTGTTCGCCAAGTCGCAGCTGGTGATCCGCCGCACTGCCGAAGACACCTGGGAACTGGTGATCCGCCGCAGCTTCTCCGACTACTGGTGGTTGTGGCTGCAGGACGCTTCGGCCGAGTACGGCCTGAGCATCGAGGCGTAAGGAGAGCAGAACATGAGTCGGGCACCGGATACCTGGATTCTCACCGCCGATTGCCCGAGCATGCTCGGCACCGTCGACGTAGTGACGCGTTACCTCTACGAGCAGCACTGCTACGTCACGGAGCACCACTCCTTCGATGACCGGCTGTCGGGGCGTTTCTTCATTCGCGTGGAGTTCCGCCAGCCGGACGATTTCGACGAGGCGGGTTTCCGCGCCGGCCTCGCCGAGCGCAGCGATGCGTTCGGCATGGCCTTCGAGCTGACCGCACCCAATCACCGCCCCAAGGTGGTGATCATGGTGTCCAAGGCCGACCATTGCCTGAACGACCTGCTGTATCGCCAGCGCATCGGCCAGCTGGCCATGGACGTGGTCGCGGTGGTGTCCAACCACCCGGACCTCGAACCCCTGGCGCACTGGCACAAGATTCCCTACTACCACTTCGCCCTCGACCCGAAGGACAAGCCTGCGCAGGAGCGCAAGGTGATCCAGGTGATTGAAGAAACCGGCGCGGAGCTGGTGGTGCTTGCCCGCTACATGCAGGTGCTGTCGCCGGAGCTGTGCCGGCGTCTTGATGGTTGGGCGATCAACATTCACCACTCGTTGCTGCCCGGGTTCAAGGGCGCCAAGCCTTATCACCAGGCCTACAACAAGGGCGTGAAGATGGTCGGCGCCACGGCGCACTACATCAACAACGACCTCGACGAAGGGCCGATCATTGCCCAGGGTGTCGAGGTGGTGGACCACAGCCATTACCCGGAAGACCTGATCGCCAAGGGGCGTGACATCGAGTGCCTGACATTGGCGAGGGCGGTGGGGTATCACATCGAGCGGCGGGTGTTCCTCAACGCCAACCGGACAGTCGTTCTCTGACATCCTGCACCGGCCCCTTCGCGGGACAAGCCCGCTCCCACAGGTATCGCGTTGCTCCAGGCCTACGCAATACCTGTGGGAGCGGGCTTGTCCCGCGAAGGGGCCGACATTTCTACCTGCCGTTAAAAGGCATCTCCCTGTCGTTTCCAGTCAGTGCAATCCGCCGTATCAGGCCCACAATTCCCTGCATTCCAGTAACACAAGCCGCCCATGGATGGCGGCGCGTTCACCACCGCTGCATACATAAAAATCAAGCGAGGTAAGAGCATGTCTGGCAATCGTGGAGTGGTGTATCTCGGCGCGGGCAAGGTCGAGGTGCAGAAGATCGACTACCCGAAAATGCAAGACCCACGCGGCAAGAAAATCGAGCACGGCGTGATCCTCAAGGTGGTTTCCACCAACATCTGCGGCTCCGACCAGCACATGGTCCGCGGCCGCACCACTGCCCAGGTCGGCCTGGTCCTGGGCCACGAAATCACCGGTGAAATCGTCGAGATGGGGCGTGATGTAGAGCGCCTGAAGATCGGCGACCTGGTGTCGGTACCGTTCAACGTCGCCTGCGGCCGTTGCCGCTCGTGCAAAGAGATGCACACCGGTGTCTGCCTCACCGTCAACCCGGCCCGCGCTGGCGGTGCCTACGGCTACGTCGACATGGGCGACTGGACCGGTGGGCAGGCCGAATACGTGCTGGTGCCGTACGCCGACTTCAACCTGCTGAAACTGCCGGACCGCGACAAGGCCATGGAGAAGATCCGTGACCTGACCTGCCTGTCCGACATCCTGCCAACTGGCTACCACGGCGCCGTTACTGCCGGCGTTGGCCCAGGCAGCACCGTCTACGTCGCCGGTGCCGGCCCGGTCGGCCTGGCCGCCGCTGCCTCGGCGCGCCTGCTGGGCGCCGCCTGCGTCATCGTGGGTGACCTCAACCCGGCGCGCCTGGCCCACGCCAAGTCCCAGGGCTTCGAAGTGGTCGACCTGTCCAAGGACACCCCGCTGCACGAGCAGATCGTCGACATCCTCGGCGAACCGGAAGTGGACTGTGCCGTTGACGCCGTCGGCTTCGAGGCCCGTGGTCATGGTCATGAGGGCGCCAAGCACGAGGCCCCGGCCACCGTGCTCAACTCGCTGATGCAAGTGACCCGCGTAGCCGGCAACATCGGTATCCCGGGCCTGTACGTGACCGAAGACCCAGGCGCGGTGGATGCCGCTGCCAAGATCGGTGCGCTGAGCATCCGCTTCGGCCTGGGCTGGGCCAAGTCGCACAGCTTCCACACCGGCCAGACCCCGACCATGAAGTACAACCGCCAGCTGATGCAGGCGATCATGTGGGACCGCATCAACATTGCCGAAGTGGTGGGCGTGCAGGTGATCAACCTGGATCAGGCGCCGGAAGGCTATGGCGAGTTCGATGCAGGCGTGCCGAAGAAGTTCGTGATCGACCCGCACAAGATGTGGGGCGCGGCTTGATCGCGTGATGTAACAAAGAGCCCCTCATCTTGAGGGGCTTTTTTATGGCTGCTCGTCTGAGCCTTGTACGACAAGCACCGAGCCCATCTGGTCGATCGCCAGAAGGCCACCGGCTTGAGTGTTGTCTGTACTCAACTCTGCCAATGGTTGTTCCGCATTGCGGAAAATGGCGCGATGCTGGTCGCCTTCTTTCACGGTAATGAGCTTGTCGCCCTGGTAGAAGAAAAGTGAACGGTTCGATGCTTTGTTCATGATTCAAGTCCCTGCCGTGCTGGATGAATGGCGGTTGCTTGAGGCCCATTCTGAACAGCTGCAGGGATTTTACTACTGGCAGAAATACTAGTTTTATAGTCTGACACGAGTCTCTGTGGGAGCGGGCTCGCCCGCGAAGAGGCCAGCCCTGCCAACCCATCACTCAGCGCATCATCCCCAATTCAGCATCATCCATCAGCGCCTTGGCCATCGCACTCAGATAATGTGAAGCCCAAAGCAATTGCGGCTTGTTGTCCATCAGGCCATCAATGGTCAAATCCCGCACATAGCCCATCAGTTCCGAAGCCTGTTCCCGTGCACTCTGGCAGGGAATGCCCGGGGCAATGCAGAACAGCGGGTGGGTCTGGCCTTCGCCCTGGTAGAAAAAGGTCGTGCCTACGGTGGTCTTGATGCCGTCGCTGGTCATCGTTCTATCTCCCTGAAGTTTCTCGACAGCCAGGCCCGGCCCTATCGCGGCTAAAGCCGCTTCTACAGGCCGTGCGCCAAGCCTGAGGCCAGCATTGAACCTGTAGGAGCGGGCTTGTCCCGCGAAGAGGCCAGGCCAGGCCAGGCAACGCAAGGCTTGGAGCCCTTAATGCAAAGTCCGCGGCTCAGCAGGCAACTGCACCTGAATTAAGGCCGTCTCAAGCAGCACCCGCAACGTTTCGAGCTCATGCATCGTGGCCATGATCAGAATCGAGGCCGGCGACTTGGGCTGCAGCAGAATCGCCTGATGCGCGACGGTTTGGGCACATAGCGCATAGTCCGTGGCCTGGATGAGGGTGTCTTCGAGGGAATGGGAGGTGTGGGGTGGATTGCTGCTGTACATGGGTTGACAGACCGGTAGGTCAAACAAAACCCGGCGCACGTGAAGTGCCCCATGCACAGCTGCCATATAGGCAAAGCCATGTGTTTGACTAGGACGGCCTGTCAAAGCCGGTCGCTGATTTCGCAGCGACCGCCCGAGACTAGAGCCCGGCCCAGATCATCGCAATGGCTTAAGCGACTTGGGACAGTAATTCAGGAACGTCCTACAAGTAAGCGTAAAAATCTGAAAGTCTTGGCGAGTTTGGCACGCTGAGCGGTCTAAAGGGGGCCAGCAGCAACAAACGCTACAATAGTTGGGACCTTTGCCAAGCCTCGCGAGTCGATTTTCTAATCTTTGATGTGTCGTCTTGTACGGCGTTTCCTACCCTGCCTACACCCTTTCCTTTTTTAGCAAGGTTATTTAGAACAACGGAAACAACTATGGCTAAGATGATTACTGCAACTATTATCCCTACGACCACTTGGAAGAAGAAGTGGCCTGTAGGATCTTTACGGTTAATCGGATCTCCTGCGCAATAGGCATAGGCATTCAATCCACCCTTTCCAAACGGGCTCATGGAGTCCGGCGAAAAGAATCGCATGAGTGTGGGGCTATAGGAACGATAGCCATTGCCAAGTGCGTAGAGCCCCAGAGCGTTGCGGTGTTCGCCGTTGAAGCCCAGCGATGACGATGTCCCTATCTGGTAGGGAGTGTGCCCGTATGGCGTGTAAGAAAATGAGTTTGGCAGAGATGCCTTAAGGCTCTTCAATACTGATCGACTCATGTCGCTACCGAACAAATTTGCCGGACTTGCCCCGCGCCGTTCCGCCAAAGGTATGTCCTGATGATGGAACAATGAAATAGCTTGGTCTTTCGACTTTATGGTGTGCAGATGCGGGCCTTTATAGAAGTGCTGCTGAGTATTCACTCGCCTACCCTCGTTGATAGTTTTGCCTGCCATCCGACAGGCAGGAGTTGAGCTCAGCGTCGTTCGCTTCCGAACAATGCCACAACTGGCAAAAATGCTAGGCAGCGATAGCATTGCGGCGCTCATACTTGCCGGGGAGGATAGGCGGGCCCAAGCGGCCCGAAGCATGTCTCGGAACAAATCTTCGAACATTCAGTCTAATGGCTCGTTTCCCAGGCCATCCCGGCCAACGAGGTCTCTCCCGATGAAAGCATTCACCCTGGCAACTCTGCTGACCCTGGCCGCAAGTCCGGTGTTCGCCTTCAACCTCAGCGACGCCGCCAACGCCGTCTCTTCCATGCAGAACCAGAAGCAACAAGGCCAGGTACAGGCACCCGAAGGGCAGGCCAATCTGCTCAACACCCTGGGCAGCCAGCTGAACATCACCCCCGAACAGGCCGTGGGCGGGGCAGGGGCCATGTTGGGGCTGGCGCGCAACAACCTGAGCAGCGACGACTATGGCCAGCTGACCAAGGCCGTGCCGGGCCTGGACCTGCTGTCGGGCGCCAATGCCCTGGGCGGGTTGAGTGGGTTGGGTGATTTGCTGGGCAGCGACAAGGGCAACCAGTCGGCCCTGGACAAGGCGCTGGGCAACGATGTGCAGAACCGTGGCGACCTGGACAGTGCGTTCAAGGCGCTGGGGATGGATACCGGGATGATCGGGCAGTTTGCGCCGTTGATTCTGCAGTACCTGGGGCAGCAGGGGATTGCCGGGTCGTTGTTGCAGAATCTGGGGAGTTTGTGGACTACTCCTGCGCCATTGGCCCAGCCTTCGGTCTAAAGCCCGGTCGCCAACCAACGTTTTTGAGCACTGTCATGTCCAGCCCGATCTCAAGCCATGCCCGAGGGGGCGCGCGCCTCTGGTGCAGGCGTAACTGGCCCGAAACAGACGTAGGAGCGAGCGCAGCTCGCGATGCGCCGCGCGGGCGGCGCTCGATGTCACAGGCGCCACACCCCTCAAGGCATGCGCATGGCGGCCCTGACCGGGTCGCCTGCCAATCTCCTGGCTTGGCCACACCGGCCTTTCAGGTATGACGCCTGGGGTGTAACCGGAAGATGTTGTAGAGGCAAGCAGGTGCTCGGCATCACACCTTCAGCGCCTATCAGATCGAGCGCCGCCCGCGCGGCGCATCGCGAGCTGTCGCTCGCTCCTACGTCTGTTTCGGACCAGTCAAGCCTGTGAGATCAGTGCGCAAGCGCATTGTTTGATCGGCGCGGGATCGGGTTGGCTATGCAGCTTCTGTGAAGTCCACCAGGCGTACCGGGCGGCGGAAGCCGGCGGTCAATACCGCCAGGTAGGCCAGGCCCAGGGCAAACCAGCACAGGCCAATCACCAGAGTCAGTGCCGACAGGCTGGTCCACAGCCACAGAGTCAGCGCCAACCCCACCAGCGGCACCAGGCCATAGCACAGCAGCCCCTTGAGGTTACGCTGGGCGCCATCGTCCATCAGGTGGGTCTTCACCACCGCCAGGTTCACCGCCGAGAACGCCACAAGCGCACCGAAGCTGATCAGCGAGGCAAGGGTGGCCAGGTCGATCACAAGTGCCAGCAGCGAAAACGCCGACACCAGCGCAATGGCGAACACCGGCGTGCCAAAGCGTGGCGACAGATAACCGAAGCTGCGTCGTGGCAGCACGTTGTCCCGCCCCATGGTGAACAGAATGCGCGATACCGCCGCCTGGGAGGCCAGCGCCGAACCCAGGCTGCCGGCCACGTACGCGGCGGTGAAGAAGTTGGCCAGGAACTGACCGCCCGCCTTGAACATCACCTCGTTGGCCGCTGCATCAGCATTGGCGAAGGTGCTTCCCGGCAAGACCAGCTGGCTGACGTAGGCCAACACGGTGAACAGCACACCAGCAAACAGGGTGGTGAGGATGATAGCCCGTGGCACGTCGCGGCGGGCATCGCGGCACTCTTCTGCCAGAGTCGAGACAGCGTCGAAGCCGAGGAACGACAGGCACAGCACCGCCGCACCGGCCATGATCGCGCCAAAGCCGGGCTTGGAACCATCACCCATCAGCGGCGACAGCAGGTCCAGCGGCTGGCCGGCCAGCGACTGGCACGACAGAGCGACGAACACCACGATGAACACGATCTGCGCGCCGACGATCAGGTTGCTGGTCTTGGCCACCGAGTGGATGCCGACCACGTTCAACACCGTTACCAGCACGATCGAGGCCAGGGCGATGGACCACGCCGGGATGGCCGGGAAGGCGATGTTGAGGAACAGGCCGATCAGCAGGTAGTTGATCATCGGCAGGAACAGGTAATCCAGCAGCAGCGACCAGCCCGCGAGGAAGCCGACGTTGGGGCCGAAGGCCATGTTGGTGTAGGAGTACGCCGAGCCTGCGACCGGGAAGCGCTTGACCATGAAGCTGTAGGACGCTGCGGTGAACAGCATGGCCACCAGGGTGACCATGTAGGCGCTGGCGGTGCGGCCGCCAGTGAGTTCGGTGACGATGCCGTAGGTGGTGAAGATAGTCAGCGGGACCATGTACACCAGGCCGAAGAACACCAGGGCGGGGAGGCCGAGGACACGGCGCAGTTGGGCGGAGTTGGAGCTGGGTGGGTTGGCCATCGATCGATCCAGGCATTTTTGTAGTTGTGCTTTGGTCGATTTTTATCCACTTAGGTGGGTGATGACAAAAAAGTATTACTTATTCTGATTATTAGCCTGGGTTTTAATCGGGGTTGTGTGCACTCCTGTGCCGGCCTCTTCGCGGGACAAGCCCGCTCCTACAGGAATACCGCCGACCTGTAGGAGCGGGCTTGTCCCGCGAAAGGGCCGGCACAGGCGAAGCGGGTTCAGCCTATTTCTGCCCGCAGCTGCGCGATCCGCTGGTCCTTGTCCAACCACAGCTGATTCACCCAGGCCTGCACGGTCTGGCGGAAGGCCGGGTCATTTTCATAATCTCCTTCCCACAATGCCGGGTCCAGCTCACGCACCTGAATGTCGATAATCACCCGGCTGATGCTGCCATTGAGCAAGTCCCAGAACCCGGGCGCCTGGTTGCCGGGATAGACGATGGTCACGTCCAGCAGCGCATCCAGCTGCTCGCCCAGCGCCGCCAGCACGAACGCCACGCCGCCGGCCTTGGGCTTGAGCAGATATCGGTAGGGCGACTGCTGTTCGCGGTGCTTGGCCTCGGTGAAGCGGGTGCCTTCGAGGTAGTTGACCACGGTCACCGGCTGGCGCTTGAACAGCTCGCAGGCGGCCTTGGTGATCTCCAGGTCCTTGCCCTTGAGCTCCGGGTGCTTTTCCAGGAACGCTTTGCTGTAGCGCTTCATGAACGGGTAGTCGAGGCCCCACCAGGCCAGGCCCAGCAGCGGTACCCAGATCAGCTCTTTCTTGAGGAAGAACTTGAAGAACGGCGTGCGGCGGTTGAGGCTTTCGATCAGCGCCGGGATGTCGACCCAGGTCTGGTGGTTGCTGACGGCCAGGTAGGACGTGTCCTTGCGCAGGTTCTCGACGCCACGGATGTCCCATCTGGTGGGGATGCACAGGGCGAAGATGGCCTTGTCGACCTCTGACCAGGCTTCAGCGACCCACATCACGGCAGCGGAGGCGTAGTCGCGCCAGCGCCCCTGCAACACCAGCTTGAGCAGGGCGAAGACCATCAGCGGGCAGATCATCACCACGGTGTTGAGTAGCAGCAGGGTGGTTGTGAGAATGCCGGTAAACAGGCGACGCATAAGGAAACTCTTGTTGTGGGAAGTTGGCAGGGCGCAATGATAAGCAGCGCTGGGGTCTACGCCAAATGTCCAATGCCCGACGGCGGGGACAAATGTTTCACAACATGTTGGTTAGGCTTGTGACAGCGAACCTATCCTGCCAGTGCAGTCTAAGCACTGACCCTTTTCAAGGAAGCCTGCCTGTGAAATCTCTGCTTGCCCTGTTATCGCTGCTGGCGTTGCCGGTCATGGCCGCCGAACCCACGCTGTATGGCCGTTACGAGAACATCAAGTTGCCCGAGCTTGGCCAGACCCTGAAGGCCAAGATGGACACCGGTGCCTGGACGGCCTCCCTGTCGGCCAAGGACATCGAGCTGTTCACCCGCGATGGCGAGGAGTGGGTACGTTTCCGCCTGGCAACCAAGGACTCCGACGGCAAGGTCTATGAGCACCAGGTCTCGCGCATCAGCAAGATCAAGGGCCGTGCCGATGAAGAGGATGAGGGTGATGGACCGGACATCTCCAAGCGGCCGGTGGTTGACCTTGAGATGTGCCTGGGTGGCGTGAAGCGCACCATGGAGGTCAACCTGGTGGACCGCAGCCACTTCAACTACCCGTTGCTGATAGGTTCCAAGGCGCTGCGCCAGTTCAAGGCGGCAGTGAACCCGGCCAAGAAGTTTACTGCGGGCAATCCTGATTGCTGAATATGATGTCGGTCTTGCCGGCCCTTTCGCGGGGCAAGCCCGCTCCTACAGGCATTGCGTGAACTTGTAGGAGCGGGCTTGTCCCGCGAATAGGCCCTTCAGGCCACCGGAGCCGTGGCAACCATCGACGGCCGTTTGGCCACGTCGGCATACCATGCCGCCAAGCCAGGCTGGCGCTCACGCCAACCGAATTCAGGCTGACGCAGGTCCAGATACCCTAGCGCACACGCCACGCCAATCGCCGCGAGATCGAAACCGCTAGCCAATTCAGCCAGGTGCTCCTGCTCCAGGTTCGCCAGGCTGCGACGCATTTTCTCGCCCTGCGCTTCGAGCCAGCCCTCCCAGCGCTTCTC carries:
- a CDS encoding RHS repeat-associated core domain-containing protein is translated as MNTQQHFYKGPHLHTIKSKDQAISLFHHQDIPLAERRGASPANLFGSDMSRSVLKSLKASLPNSFSYTPYGHTPYQIGTSSSLGFNGEHRNALGLYALGNGYRSYSPTLMRFFSPDSMSPFGKGGLNAYAYCAGDPINRKDPTGHFFFQVVVGIIVAVIILAIVVSVVLNNLAKKGKGVGRVGNAVQDDTSKIRKSTREAWQRSQLL
- the fdhA gene encoding formaldehyde dehydrogenase, glutathione-independent gives rise to the protein MSGNRGVVYLGAGKVEVQKIDYPKMQDPRGKKIEHGVILKVVSTNICGSDQHMVRGRTTAQVGLVLGHEITGEIVEMGRDVERLKIGDLVSVPFNVACGRCRSCKEMHTGVCLTVNPARAGGAYGYVDMGDWTGGQAEYVLVPYADFNLLKLPDRDKAMEKIRDLTCLSDILPTGYHGAVTAGVGPGSTVYVAGAGPVGLAAAASARLLGAACVIVGDLNPARLAHAKSQGFEVVDLSKDTPLHEQIVDILGEPEVDCAVDAVGFEARGHGHEGAKHEAPATVLNSLMQVTRVAGNIGIPGLYVTEDPGAVDAAAKIGALSIRFGLGWAKSHSFHTGQTPTMKYNRQLMQAIMWDRINIAEVVGVQVINLDQAPEGYGEFDAGVPKKFVIDPHKMWGAA
- a CDS encoding APC family permease: MANPPSSNSAQLRRVLGLPALVFFGLVYMVPLTIFTTYGIVTELTGGRTASAYMVTLVAMLFTAASYSFMVKRFPVAGSAYSYTNMAFGPNVGFLAGWSLLLDYLFLPMINYLLIGLFLNIAFPAIPAWSIALASIVLVTVLNVVGIHSVAKTSNLIVGAQIVFIVVFVALSCQSLAGQPLDLLSPLMGDGSKPGFGAIMAGAAVLCLSFLGFDAVSTLAEECRDARRDVPRAIILTTLFAGVLFTVLAYVSQLVLPGSTFANADAAANEVMFKAGGQFLANFFTAAYVAGSLGSALASQAAVSRILFTMGRDNVLPRRSFGYLSPRFGTPVFAIALVSAFSLLALVIDLATLASLISFGALVAFSAVNLAVVKTHLMDDGAQRNLKGLLCYGLVPLVGLALTLWLWTSLSALTLVIGLCWFALGLAYLAVLTAGFRRPVRLVDFTEAA
- the purU gene encoding formyltetrahydrofolate deformylase; amino-acid sequence: MSRAPDTWILTADCPSMLGTVDVVTRYLYEQHCYVTEHHSFDDRLSGRFFIRVEFRQPDDFDEAGFRAGLAERSDAFGMAFELTAPNHRPKVVIMVSKADHCLNDLLYRQRIGQLAMDVVAVVSNHPDLEPLAHWHKIPYYHFALDPKDKPAQERKVIQVIEETGAELVVLARYMQVLSPELCRRLDGWAINIHHSLLPGFKGAKPYHQAYNKGVKMVGATAHYINNDLDEGPIIAQGVEVVDHSHYPEDLIAKGRDIECLTLARAVGYHIERRVFLNANRTVVL
- a CDS encoding ATP-dependent zinc protease family protein, translating into MKSLLALLSLLALPVMAAEPTLYGRYENIKLPELGQTLKAKMDTGAWTASLSAKDIELFTRDGEEWVRFRLATKDSDGKVYEHQVSRISKIKGRADEEDEGDGPDISKRPVVDLEMCLGGVKRTMEVNLVDRSHFNYPLLIGSKALRQFKAAVNPAKKFTAGNPDC
- a CDS encoding sarcosine oxidase subunit gamma, with product MSAINVFQQNPGAEAKAQSPLHHADLASLVGKGRKNAGVTLREKKFLGHLTIRGDGHNPEFAAGVHKALGLELPVALTVVANADSSLQWVGPDEWLLIVPGGQELAVEQKLRAALEGQHIQVVNVSGGQSLLELRGPNVREVLMKSTSYDVHPNNFPVGKAVGTVFAKSQLVIRRTAEDTWELVIRRSFSDYWWLWLQDASAEYGLSIEA
- a CDS encoding DUF2780 domain-containing protein translates to MKAFTLATLLTLAASPVFAFNLSDAANAVSSMQNQKQQGQVQAPEGQANLLNTLGSQLNITPEQAVGGAGAMLGLARNNLSSDDYGQLTKAVPGLDLLSGANALGGLSGLGDLLGSDKGNQSALDKALGNDVQNRGDLDSAFKALGMDTGMIGQFAPLILQYLGQQGIAGSLLQNLGSLWTTPAPLAQPSV
- a CDS encoding acyltransferase → MRRLFTGILTTTLLLLNTVVMICPLMVFALLKLVLQGRWRDYASAAVMWVAEAWSEVDKAIFALCIPTRWDIRGVENLRKDTSYLAVSNHQTWVDIPALIESLNRRTPFFKFFLKKELIWVPLLGLAWWGLDYPFMKRYSKAFLEKHPELKGKDLEITKAACELFKRQPVTVVNYLEGTRFTEAKHREQQSPYRYLLKPKAGGVAFVLAALGEQLDALLDVTIVYPGNQAPGFWDLLNGSISRVIIDIQVRELDPALWEGDYENDPAFRQTVQAWVNQLWLDKDQRIAQLRAEIG
- a CDS encoding DUF3077 domain-containing protein, which codes for MTSDGIKTTVGTTFFYQGEGQTHPLFCIAPGIPCQSAREQASELMGYVRDLTIDGLMDNKPQLLWASHYLSAMAKALMDDAELGMMR